DNA sequence from the Pseudomonadales bacterium genome:
TACAAGCTGCTCTACCGTTTGATCAGCCTTTGCTAGCTCATATTTCCCGGGGGTAGCAGAGACACAGACCATTTGCGGCACAATCGCCTCCCACTCTTCAAAGCGCATAGGGCGGTTATCCAGTGCAGAAGGCAAACGAAAACCATACTGCACCAAGGTTTCTTTGCGTGAGCGATCACCTTTATACATGGCACCGATTTGCGGCACAGTCACATGTGACTCGTCGATGATTATCAAGGCATCATCCGGAATATAATCAAACAAGGTTGGCGGCGGCTCACCTTCTTTGCGCCCAGAAAGCTGGCGAGAATAATTCTCGACGCCATTGCAATAGCCTAATTCACGCATCATTTCTAAGTCATAACGGGTGCGCTGCTCTAAACGCTGAGCTTCTACTAATTTATCGTTATTACGTAGATACTCCAGACGCTCCGATAACTCAAGCTCAATCTCATCAATGGCTTTCAGCATCGTATCGCGCGGTGCCACATAATGGCTTTTAGGAAAGATCGAATAGCGCGGCAAGTTATGTAAAATCTCACCGGTAAGTGGATCAAACAGCTTAAGACTCTCAACCTCATCATCAAATAACTCAATCCGCAAAGCCTCAAAATCAGAGTCCGCAGGAAAGACATCGATCACATCACCTCGCGCACGATAAGTTGAGCGATGAAAGTCAGCATCATTGCGCGTGTATTGAAGCTCTGCCAAACGGCGTAAAATGGTTCGCTGATCAATTTGATCACCGCGATCCAAATGCAACATCATGGACAAATAGGACTTTGGATCGCCTAGGCCATAAATCGCAGAAACCGTAGCCACAACAATACAGTCACGTCGCTCAAGCAAAGCCTTGGTTGCAGATAAACGCATCTGCTCAATATGCTCATTGACTGAGGCATCTTTATCGATGAAAGTGTCGGACGATGGCACATAGGCCTCGGGTTGATAGTAATCATAGTACGAGACAAAATACTCTACCGCATTGTTAGGAAAGAACTCCTTAAACTCTCCGTAAAGCTGCGCCGCAAGGGTTTTGTTATGCGCCATAACAATCGTTGGCCGACCGATCTCTGCAATAACATTTGCTGCGGTAAAAGTTTTGCCCGAGCCGGTAACACCGAGCAATATTTGATTATGTAATCCCGATTGAACGCCATCAACCAAGCCTTTAATAGCAGCAGGTTGATCACCTGCAGGTTGGTATTTTGACTGAACATTAAACAACTTGCTCATAGAATAAACAGCAATTCCTTAAGACGATATTTTTTCGCGAAAATAGTTGACGATAATACCATAGATCCCTATTATTCGCGTCCATTCAAAGCAAAGCTTTGATCTTTCCGGTGTAGCTCAGCGGTAGAGCAGTAGACTGTTAATCTATTGGTCGTTGGTTCGATCCCAACCACCGGAGCCAAATTCTAAAAA
Encoded proteins:
- the uvrB gene encoding excinuclease ABC subunit UvrB, which codes for MSKLFNVQSKYQPAGDQPAAIKGLVDGVQSGLHNQILLGVTGSGKTFTAANVIAEIGRPTIVMAHNKTLAAQLYGEFKEFFPNNAVEYFVSYYDYYQPEAYVPSSDTFIDKDASVNEHIEQMRLSATKALLERRDCIVVATVSAIYGLGDPKSYLSMMLHLDRGDQIDQRTILRRLAELQYTRNDADFHRSTYRARGDVIDVFPADSDFEALRIELFDDEVESLKLFDPLTGEILHNLPRYSIFPKSHYVAPRDTMLKAIDEIELELSERLEYLRNNDKLVEAQRLEQRTRYDLEMMRELGYCNGVENYSRQLSGRKEGEPPPTLFDYIPDDALIIIDESHVTVPQIGAMYKGDRSRKETLVQYGFRLPSALDNRPMRFEEWEAIVPQMVCVSATPGKYELAKADQTVEQLVRPTGLVDPLIDIRPASSQVDDLFDEIQKTVEKGERVLATVLTKRMAEDLTDYLAENGVLVRYLHSDIDTVERVEIIRDLRLGEFDVLVGINLLREGLDMPEVSLVAILDADKEGFLRSESSLIQTIGRAARNVNGKAILYADKITGSMQRAMNETERRREKQVAFNAEHNITPQGVKKSVADILEGAVTPGKRSKRKTKQTAGEALREVAEVNSLSPKALEKQIKLLELDMHEAAQNLEFERAASLRDELQRLKSAVFY